In the genome of Telluria beijingensis, one region contains:
- a CDS encoding AAC(3) family N-acetyltransferase produces MLDPLKRALKSVLETVRRRGSERRIRETGRHVTRAELARDLAALGIAPGDTVFLHSSLKSLGYVEGGAAAVIGALQDALGAQGTLLVPTYYLPAGTVRATCELEGYVFDPRVHGTNMGRLPETFLAGAATHRSVHPTHSVAAWGRHAAWLTEGHHHAPSIFGAGSPWQRFVELDGAKVLGLGISMGPVTFYHVLEDALGEAFPAAIWEQRTYRLPCRDRHGQSWDVPVRPFTAAATANRIDHPGRGDLRDYFQREFELAGLKTNGAVGAAQAWVIPGRAFFDHLERLAGQGITIYSSPEQLAARPPGRS; encoded by the coding sequence ATGCTTGATCCGCTCAAGCGCGCGCTCAAGTCGGTCCTCGAAACCGTGCGCCGCCGCGGCAGCGAGCGGCGGATCCGCGAGACCGGCCGCCATGTGACGCGCGCGGAGCTGGCGCGCGACCTGGCGGCGCTGGGCATCGCGCCGGGCGATACCGTGTTCCTGCATTCCTCGCTCAAGAGCCTGGGGTATGTGGAAGGCGGGGCCGCGGCCGTGATCGGCGCCCTGCAGGACGCGCTGGGCGCGCAGGGGACGCTGCTGGTGCCAACTTACTACCTGCCAGCGGGCACGGTGCGCGCCACCTGCGAGCTCGAAGGCTATGTATTCGATCCGCGCGTGCACGGCACCAATATGGGCCGCCTGCCCGAGACTTTCCTGGCCGGGGCGGCCACCCATCGCAGCGTCCATCCGACCCATTCGGTGGCAGCCTGGGGGCGCCATGCGGCCTGGCTCACCGAAGGCCACCACCATGCGCCGTCGATCTTCGGCGCCGGCTCGCCGTGGCAGCGCTTCGTCGAACTCGACGGCGCCAAGGTGCTGGGCCTGGGCATCTCGATGGGACCGGTGACCTTCTACCACGTGCTCGAAGACGCGCTGGGCGAGGCCTTCCCGGCCGCGATCTGGGAACAGCGCACCTACCGCCTGCCTTGCCGCGACCGGCACGGCCAGTCATGGGACGTGCCGGTACGGCCGTTCACCGCGGCGGCGACCGCGAACCGCATCGACCATCCGGGCCGGGGCGACCTGCGCGATTATTTCCAGCGCGAGTTCGAACTGGCCGGGCTGAAGACGAACGGCGCGGTCGGCGCGGCGCAGGCCTGGGTCATCCCGGGGCGCGCCTTCTTCGACCACCTCGAGCGCCTGGCCGGGCAGGGCATCACGATCTATTCGAGCCCGGAACAGCTGGCCGCGCGGCCACCGGGCCGATCCTGA
- a CDS encoding lipopolysaccharide biosynthesis protein has translation MKLQNEITRGLKWTAGAKLGSQLITWGITIWVMRLLEPSDYGLLALATVLLALLAMFAEVGLGPALVQKTDITRQTMQRAYGIVWSVNLMLCALLNLCAELVAAFYAEPRLVPVIRCLSLQFLIIPFGVIPDVILQRKLEYRWRSLIELATAVTASVVTLAMALAGQGVWALVAGMLATSITKAVLLNCAAPFPAWPHFSLGGMRQLVMFGGNITASRLLWFLFTQADAVIVGRLLGDHVLGLYSVAMHLASLPVQRVSAILNQVVFPAAARFQHDRAAISAQLLKAIGYVSAIAFPVLWGMSCVAYELIPVLLGAGWEGAVLPFQILTLVMPFRMIVGFLPTVTDAIGRSDVALRNAALGCVVMPIAFYVGSHWGIAGVAYSWLFAYPVVLFVNLRRMLAVIGIPTRDVARRVAPALAAAGAMYGAVWGVRLAWFGGGGSNLAVALALEIASGMVAYVLFSLVCNRTLVMEVAQRLRRRPRLAG, from the coding sequence ATGAAGCTGCAGAACGAAATTACACGAGGCCTGAAATGGACTGCCGGGGCGAAACTCGGCAGCCAGCTCATCACATGGGGCATCACGATCTGGGTCATGCGCCTGCTGGAGCCGTCCGACTACGGCCTGCTGGCCCTGGCCACCGTGCTGCTGGCATTGCTGGCCATGTTCGCCGAGGTCGGCCTGGGCCCGGCCCTGGTCCAGAAGACCGACATCACGCGCCAAACCATGCAGCGCGCCTACGGCATCGTGTGGAGCGTGAATCTCATGCTGTGCGCCTTGCTGAACCTGTGCGCGGAGCTGGTGGCGGCGTTCTATGCCGAGCCGCGGCTGGTGCCCGTCATCCGCTGCCTGTCGCTGCAGTTCCTGATCATCCCGTTCGGCGTGATCCCGGACGTCATCCTGCAGCGCAAGCTGGAATACCGGTGGCGCTCCCTGATCGAACTGGCGACCGCGGTGACCGCCAGCGTGGTCACCCTGGCCATGGCGCTCGCCGGCCAGGGCGTATGGGCCCTGGTGGCCGGCATGCTGGCCACCTCGATCACCAAGGCGGTCCTGCTCAACTGCGCGGCGCCGTTCCCCGCCTGGCCCCATTTCTCGCTGGGCGGCATGCGCCAGTTGGTCATGTTCGGCGGGAATATCACGGCTTCGCGCCTGCTGTGGTTCCTGTTTACCCAGGCCGATGCGGTCATCGTCGGGCGCCTGCTGGGCGACCATGTGCTGGGCCTGTATTCGGTGGCGATGCACCTGGCGTCGCTGCCGGTCCAGCGCGTCTCGGCGATCCTGAACCAGGTCGTGTTCCCGGCCGCCGCGCGCTTCCAGCACGACCGCGCCGCCATCAGCGCCCAGCTGCTCAAGGCGATCGGCTACGTCAGCGCGATCGCGTTCCCCGTCCTGTGGGGAATGTCCTGCGTCGCCTACGAGCTGATCCCCGTGCTGCTGGGAGCGGGATGGGAAGGCGCCGTCCTGCCGTTCCAGATCCTGACCCTGGTGATGCCGTTCCGCATGATCGTCGGTTTCCTGCCCACGGTGACCGATGCCATCGGACGTTCCGACGTCGCCCTGCGCAATGCCGCGCTGGGCTGCGTGGTGATGCCGATCGCCTTCTATGTGGGCAGCCATTGGGGCATTGCCGGCGTCGCCTATTCGTGGCTGTTCGCCTATCCCGTGGTGTTGTTCGTCAACCTGCGCCGCATGCTGGCCGTGATCGGCATCCCGACCCGCGACGTGGCGCGGCGCGTGGCGCCGGCGCTGGCGGCGGCCGGCGCGATGTATGGCGCTGTATGGGGCGTCAGGCTGGCCTGGTTCGGCGGCGGCGGCAGCAACCTGGCCGTGGCGCTGGCGCTCGAGATCGCCAGCGGCATGGTGGCGTATGTGTTGTTCAGCCTGGTGTGCAACCGGACCCTGGTGATGGAGGTGGCGCAGCGTCTGCGGCGCCGTCCGCGCCTCGCCGGCTGA
- a CDS encoding asparagine synthase-related protein: MSIFAGVYARRPDRPVPEGLAQQLRQAMSRHPDDADAVQAFADDRALLLTLDIGALGGQGSHADAGSVAFVAGAPLLHPADAAEPLARDASLAAIAHDLAADGDAALRACRGTYCAFVYDTGARRLHLMTDKSGVRPIYCWVSPDFIVFATALRIIEAVPFCKKTLGMQGIAEAATFGFALGDRTPYENVFSMLAGEHLVADGGELRRPRYWRWDEAMPPSASDLPAHERLHRTFRQAVRIRLGADRATAAFLSGGLDSRVIVAELRDAGAAVFTANYAPPGSQDQVLGKMISDRLGTHNTPLVRTAVVEGDPYSKATVHEWLKLPAYAAAGPARPRVLWSGDGGSVGLGHVYLNQDMVDSLRAGDVDASIRQFFAYNRLGLSVKLFKSHVGSEMNSLMMQGVRSELQALAPADPGRAWYLFLMMNDQRRHLFNHFESMDLGRLEFELPFFDAEFLADVMREPFDPFLRHGFYVQWLQQFNPAVAGTPWQAYPRHVPCPHPLPEEATYQWDKMGAAELRRRIQAALANARELLAPDFNRQYLGTLRVRLFMLALRLSGKDYLHQLRAPTLLHRYWTRTLAD, translated from the coding sequence ATGTCCATCTTCGCAGGGGTTTATGCGCGCCGCCCCGATCGGCCGGTTCCGGAGGGTCTTGCGCAGCAGTTGCGCCAGGCCATGTCGCGCCATCCGGACGATGCGGATGCCGTCCAGGCATTCGCCGATGACCGGGCATTGCTGCTGACCCTCGACATCGGCGCCCTGGGCGGCCAGGGCAGCCACGCCGATGCGGGCAGCGTGGCCTTCGTCGCCGGCGCCCCCCTGCTGCACCCGGCCGATGCGGCCGAGCCGCTGGCGCGCGACGCCAGCCTGGCCGCCATCGCCCACGACCTCGCGGCCGACGGCGACGCCGCGCTGCGCGCCTGCCGCGGCACGTATTGCGCTTTCGTCTACGACACCGGCGCCCGGCGCCTGCACCTGATGACGGACAAGTCGGGCGTGCGGCCGATCTACTGCTGGGTGTCGCCGGACTTCATCGTGTTCGCGACGGCGCTGCGCATCATCGAAGCCGTCCCGTTCTGCAAGAAGACGCTGGGCATGCAAGGCATCGCCGAGGCGGCGACCTTCGGTTTCGCGCTGGGCGACCGCACCCCCTACGAGAACGTGTTCTCGATGCTGGCGGGCGAGCACCTGGTCGCCGACGGCGGCGAGCTGCGGCGCCCGCGCTACTGGCGCTGGGACGAGGCGATGCCGCCTTCCGCGTCCGACCTGCCGGCCCACGAACGCCTGCACCGGACCTTCCGCCAGGCGGTGCGCATCCGGCTCGGGGCCGACCGCGCGACCGCGGCCTTCCTGAGCGGCGGCCTGGATTCGCGCGTGATCGTGGCCGAGCTGCGCGACGCCGGCGCCGCCGTCTTCACGGCCAACTACGCCCCGCCGGGCAGCCAGGACCAGGTGCTGGGCAAGATGATCTCGGACCGGCTCGGTACCCACAACACGCCGCTGGTGCGCACCGCCGTCGTCGAAGGCGATCCCTACAGCAAGGCCACCGTGCACGAGTGGCTCAAGCTGCCCGCGTACGCGGCGGCCGGGCCGGCCCGGCCGCGGGTGCTGTGGTCGGGCGACGGCGGCAGCGTGGGCCTGGGCCATGTCTACCTGAACCAGGACATGGTCGATTCCCTGCGCGCGGGCGACGTCGATGCCTCGATCCGGCAGTTTTTCGCCTATAACCGGCTCGGCCTGTCGGTCAAGCTGTTCAAGTCCCATGTCGGCAGCGAGATGAACAGCCTCATGATGCAAGGGGTGCGTAGCGAACTGCAGGCGCTCGCGCCGGCCGATCCGGGCCGCGCCTGGTACCTGTTCCTGATGATGAACGACCAGCGCCGCCATTTGTTCAACCACTTCGAATCGATGGACCTGGGCCGGCTCGAGTTCGAATTGCCGTTCTTCGACGCCGAGTTCCTGGCCGACGTGATGCGCGAGCCCTTCGATCCCTTCCTGCGCCACGGGTTCTACGTGCAGTGGCTGCAGCAGTTCAATCCGGCCGTGGCCGGCACGCCGTGGCAGGCCTATCCGCGCCATGTGCCGTGCCCGCATCCGCTGCCGGAGGAAGCCACCTATCAATGGGACAAGATGGGCGCGGCCGAACTGCGCCGCAGGATCCAGGCCGCGCTGGCCAATGCGCGCGAGCTGCTGGCCCCGGACTTCAACCGCCAATACCTGGGCACGCTGCGGGTAAGGCTGTTCATGCTGGCGCTGCGCCTGAGCGGCAAGGATTACCTGCACCAGTTGCGGGCGCCGACCTTGCTGCACCGTTACTGGACCCGGACGCTGGCCGACTGA
- a CDS encoding right-handed parallel beta-helix repeat-containing protein — MVRAIATALPGDSILLLPGRYRVDRVVPAYRPGAPHAPIVVRAERPGSVRIDIDANEGFRVSAPFWRFENLAVFGACHKGSRCEHAFHVVGNAHHFTSINNLIVDFDAHFKVNAEKGRYPDHGEIISNTLRNDSARISTRPVTPIDLVTVNNWIIRHNLITDFIKAGGDRISYGAFAKGGGADNLFEQNIVICEHRLRGARGQRIGLSLGGGGTGKAYCRDGKCITEQAGGILRANLVASCSDDGIYLNAAARSSLLHNTLVDTGGITVRFPESSATIDGNLVDGIIRSRDGGLLRLGDNQFGSAASLYLGRHPVRALFREPQAFDFRWRDAPAGRSPQPAAVPDLCGAARPEQPRLGAFEDFDACLATPRGRTDQEGVSSVTGGTEKPA, encoded by the coding sequence ATGGTGCGCGCCATCGCCACGGCGCTACCGGGCGACAGCATCCTGCTGCTGCCGGGCCGGTACCGTGTCGACCGGGTCGTGCCCGCCTATCGTCCCGGCGCCCCGCACGCCCCGATCGTCGTCAGGGCCGAGCGGCCGGGCAGCGTCCGGATCGATATCGATGCCAATGAGGGTTTCAGGGTGAGCGCACCGTTCTGGCGCTTCGAGAATCTGGCGGTCTTTGGCGCCTGCCATAAAGGCAGTCGCTGCGAACATGCATTCCATGTTGTCGGCAATGCTCATCATTTTACTTCAATCAATAACCTGATTGTGGACTTCGACGCCCATTTCAAGGTCAATGCAGAAAAAGGGCGTTATCCCGACCATGGCGAAATCATATCGAATACCTTGCGTAATGACAGTGCGCGCATTAGTACCAGGCCAGTAACGCCCATCGATCTCGTCACCGTCAATAACTGGATCATTCGCCACAATCTGATTACTGATTTTATCAAGGCCGGGGGTGACCGGATCAGCTATGGCGCTTTTGCCAAGGGTGGCGGCGCCGATAATCTGTTCGAGCAGAATATCGTCATCTGCGAACACCGGCTGCGCGGCGCGCGCGGACAGCGCATTGGCCTGTCGCTGGGCGGTGGCGGCACCGGCAAGGCATATTGCCGTGACGGAAAATGCATTACCGAGCAGGCCGGCGGCATCCTGCGCGCCAACCTGGTGGCCTCGTGTTCGGACGACGGCATCTACCTGAACGCCGCGGCGCGCAGCAGCCTGCTGCACAATACCTTGGTCGACACGGGCGGCATCACCGTGCGTTTTCCCGAAAGTAGCGCGACGATCGACGGTAACCTGGTCGACGGCATCATCCGCAGCCGCGATGGCGGCCTCCTGCGCCTGGGCGACAACCAGTTCGGTTCGGCGGCCAGCCTCTACCTCGGCCGCCATCCGGTGCGTGCACTGTTCCGCGAGCCGCAGGCCTTCGATTTCCGCTGGCGCGATGCACCGGCCGGGCGCAGCCCGCAGCCGGCGGCGGTGCCCGACCTGTGCGGCGCGGCGCGTCCCGAGCAGCCGCGCCTCGGCGCCTTCGAGGATTTCGATGCCTGTCTTGCAACACCGCGGGGACGAACGGATCAAGAAGGCGTTTCAAGCGTCACCGGGGGCACGGAAAAACCTGCGTAA
- a CDS encoding glycosyltransferase — translation MPNRNHATPPVPHEAPAHAAPPGLAAHAGAHDAAGADATRPGVLLVAFHFPPQRGSSGIQRTLKFAQHLPQLGWKPVVLSAHRRAYRNSSDDQMGDVPRDLVVQRAFALDSSRHLAFRGRYLRLMALPDRWISWLLGAVPAGIRLIRAHRPRAIWSTYPIPTAHLIGYLLQRWSGLPWIADMRDPMTEENTPENRMAWHAYRWVERLTVRNCTRLVFTTPGALALYRARYPELPAARFRLIENGYDEDDFVRATQHYDPAARAEKGPLVLLHSGIIYPLERDPTPMLAALGELRREGLVDPGSLRVVLRAAVHEALLGRLIDEFGLHGLVELAPPIPYRAALAEMLDADGLLVMQAAHCNAQIPAKIYEYMRARRPILALTDPAGDTAATMRGAGMNTIARLDDKDDIKAGIMRFVGLLRDGTAPLPPANASQLYSRRSRSAQLAALLDEVVAEHARQG, via the coding sequence ATGCCAAACAGGAATCACGCCACACCCCCGGTCCCCCACGAGGCGCCCGCGCACGCCGCGCCGCCGGGACTTGCCGCCCATGCCGGCGCCCATGACGCCGCCGGCGCCGACGCAACGCGGCCCGGGGTGCTGCTGGTGGCCTTCCATTTTCCGCCGCAGCGCGGCAGCAGCGGCATCCAGCGCACGCTGAAGTTCGCCCAGCACCTGCCCCAGCTCGGATGGAAGCCGGTGGTGCTGTCGGCGCACCGGCGCGCCTACCGCAACAGCAGCGACGACCAGATGGGCGACGTGCCGCGCGACCTGGTGGTGCAACGCGCCTTCGCGCTCGATTCCAGCCGCCACCTGGCGTTTCGCGGCCGCTACCTGCGCCTGATGGCGCTGCCCGACCGCTGGATCAGCTGGCTGCTGGGCGCGGTCCCGGCCGGCATCCGGCTGATCCGCGCGCACCGGCCGCGCGCGATCTGGTCGACCTATCCGATTCCCACCGCGCACCTGATCGGCTACCTGCTCCAGCGCTGGTCCGGGCTGCCGTGGATCGCCGACATGCGCGATCCGATGACCGAAGAGAATACGCCGGAAAACCGCATGGCCTGGCATGCCTACCGCTGGGTGGAACGCCTCACGGTGCGCAACTGCACCCGGCTGGTGTTCACCACCCCCGGCGCGCTGGCCCTGTATCGGGCGCGCTATCCGGAACTGCCGGCCGCGCGTTTCCGCCTGATCGAGAACGGCTACGACGAGGACGACTTCGTGCGCGCCACCCAGCACTACGACCCGGCCGCGCGCGCCGAGAAAGGTCCGCTGGTGCTGCTCCACAGCGGCATCATCTATCCGCTCGAACGCGATCCGACGCCGATGCTGGCGGCGTTGGGGGAATTGCGGCGCGAAGGCCTGGTCGATCCCGGGAGCCTGCGCGTGGTGCTGCGCGCCGCGGTGCACGAAGCCTTGCTGGGACGCCTGATCGACGAGTTCGGCCTGCACGGCCTGGTGGAGCTGGCGCCGCCGATCCCGTACCGCGCGGCGCTGGCGGAAATGCTCGATGCGGACGGCCTGCTGGTGATGCAGGCAGCGCACTGCAATGCCCAGATTCCGGCCAAGATCTACGAATACATGCGCGCCCGGCGCCCGATCCTGGCGCTGACCGATCCGGCCGGCGACACCGCCGCCACGATGCGCGGCGCGGGCATGAACACCATCGCCCGCCTCGACGACAAGGACGACATCAAGGCCGGCATCATGCGCTTCGTCGGCCTGCTGCGCGACGGCACGGCGCCGCTGCCGCCGGCCAACGCCAGCCAGCTCTACTCGCGCCGCTCGCGCAGCGCGCAGCTGGCGGCGCTGCTCGACGAGGTGGTGGCGGAGCATGCCCGCCAGGGGTGA